Proteins encoded in a region of the Teredinibacter purpureus genome:
- a CDS encoding DUF4431 domain-containing protein — translation MKFIALIILIFPSLVLACFPTDGSEVEIIGTVVPAVYKTQEMIAHYSALELVEPECFSPDGELSDEEVKIGKVQLVVPEGVEVEVGGKYRVNGNAFHGHTGHHYTKIILSSKNVQKL, via the coding sequence ATGAAATTTATCGCGTTAATAATTTTAATATTTCCAAGCTTGGTTTTAGCCTGTTTTCCAACCGATGGAAGTGAGGTGGAGATTATCGGTACAGTAGTACCTGCTGTATATAAAACTCAAGAAATGATCGCGCACTATAGTGCCTTGGAGCTAGTAGAACCCGAATGTTTTTCACCGGATGGTGAACTTTCAGATGAAGAAGTAAAAATTGGAAAGGTTCAACTTGTGGTTCCAGAAGGCGTTGAAGTTGAGGTGGGTGGCAAATATCGGGTAAACGGTAATGCTTTTCATGGCCATACGGGCCATCATTATACAAAAATCATATTAAGTTCTAAAAATGTACAAAAACTCTAA
- a CDS encoding IS30 family transposase — MMYHQLTTDERYTIAAYLKQRKSQAYIARALGRDPCTISRELKRNRRPDGKYCAARAVKRTSRIRRESRRKWQFNDTELQMVIALIRLDWSPEQVSLWLKKCNILSISHSTIYRYIWYNMFYSGDLYKHLRQSSKKRRKRYRSPDSRGVLANKAHISERPLGAENKSRIGHFEIDTVHGSRDQHSIVTLVDRKSKYTIIGKIRNRTTDELNRKVIQLIKKQVNQVKTITADNGTEFHQYKKIEDVTNSTFYFANPYHSWERGLNENTNGLIRQYLPKGESMKSITQKDCDKIAMKLNRRPRKCLNMETPEAVYVR, encoded by the coding sequence ATGATGTACCACCAGCTCACCACTGATGAAAGATATACTATAGCGGCCTATTTAAAGCAACGTAAATCTCAAGCCTATATTGCACGGGCCTTAGGCCGCGATCCTTGCACGATCTCCAGAGAGTTAAAACGAAATCGTCGCCCAGACGGTAAATACTGCGCAGCGCGAGCAGTAAAACGTACCTCTCGAATACGGAGGGAGTCTCGTCGTAAATGGCAATTCAATGATACCGAGCTTCAGATGGTCATCGCCTTAATACGCCTCGATTGGAGCCCAGAACAAGTTTCCTTGTGGCTTAAGAAGTGCAATATATTATCGATCAGCCATTCGACCATTTATCGCTATATTTGGTACAACATGTTTTATTCAGGGGATCTCTATAAGCACTTACGTCAATCAAGCAAGAAACGCCGAAAAAGATATAGAAGCCCTGACTCTAGAGGCGTTTTAGCCAATAAGGCCCATATCTCTGAGCGACCTCTAGGGGCAGAAAATAAGAGCCGAATCGGTCATTTCGAAATTGATACCGTTCATGGTTCACGCGATCAACATTCAATTGTCACGTTAGTTGATCGAAAAAGTAAATACACGATCATTGGCAAAATTAGGAACCGTACGACTGACGAGTTAAATCGAAAAGTTATTCAGCTAATCAAAAAACAGGTTAATCAGGTAAAAACAATTACCGCTGATAACGGTACCGAGTTTCATCAATACAAAAAAATTGAAGACGTCACTAACTCAACATTTTACTTTGCCAACCCCTACCACTCATGGGAAAGAGGGTTAAACGAAAATACCAACGGTCTCATACGACAATATTTACCTAAAGGAGAATCAATGAAGAGCATAACTCAAAAGGATTGCGATAAAATTGCAATGAAACTTAACCGACGACCTAGAAAATGTTTAAATATGGAAACACCGGAGGCAGTCTATGTTCGTTAA
- a CDS encoding transthyretin-like family protein, whose protein sequence is MKVALTFIIILMLSSCAAGRLSGRLVAESGVPIGGAEVKLWKNQFSFMSLPENVASTKTKDDGSFEISTDERVSFVTFDSETCYGVLNNISKLQKDGENVSFPECK, encoded by the coding sequence ATGAAAGTTGCACTCACATTTATAATCATTTTAATGCTTTCTAGTTGCGCAGCGGGTAGATTATCTGGGCGATTAGTCGCTGAATCGGGAGTGCCGATAGGCGGGGCCGAAGTTAAGCTATGGAAAAATCAGTTTTCATTCATGAGCTTGCCAGAGAATGTGGCAAGTACGAAAACAAAGGATGATGGAAGCTTTGAAATTTCTACGGATGAAAGGGTTTCGTTTGTAACATTCGATTCCGAAACGTGTTACGGCGTACTAAATAATATTTCAAAGTTACAAAAGGATGGTGAGAATGTTTCGTTCCCAGAATGCAAATAG
- a CDS encoding DUF3592 domain-containing protein, translating to MPEEFEFLIKALFVVIGIGGALYSAYATIMAKISCGWVPVTGKITSHEMDESRDSDGDSMYKAKVEYAYEYRGRRYNGKRIAFGFSSWNIRSLVSKAYSEAISEYPAVKVYVNGNSPKISSILVGIRSFHIANILFFNFWNIIVYKALTSLSI from the coding sequence ATGCCCGAAGAATTCGAATTTCTAATTAAAGCATTATTCGTCGTCATTGGAATCGGCGGTGCTTTATATTCAGCTTACGCAACCATAATGGCAAAAATCTCATGTGGTTGGGTTCCTGTTACTGGAAAAATCACCTCTCATGAAATGGACGAGAGTAGAGATAGTGACGGTGATTCTATGTATAAAGCTAAAGTCGAATATGCTTATGAATATCGAGGTCGCAGATATAACGGAAAACGAATTGCCTTCGGGTTTTCGTCGTGGAATATTCGGTCGCTTGTATCTAAGGCTTATAGTGAAGCTATATCTGAATATCCAGCGGTGAAAGTTTACGTAAATGGAAATTCACCAAAAATATCTAGCATTTTAGTTGGCATTCGAAGCTTCCATATAGCCAACATATTGTTTTTTAATTTTTGGAATATTATTGTATACAAAGCCTTAACAAGTTTGTCCATTTGA